A stretch of the Archangium violaceum genome encodes the following:
- a CDS encoding beta-ketoacyl synthase N-terminal-like domain-containing protein produces MEKAEHLPLVLALPAPGNGPVIDEEPLLRALAEVASPARLQVRPEGLCRVGRAGFFVALARAAELLLSGKARRVLVGAVDSLCDPGSLENLLAKGQLLCSSVREGILPGEGAGFVLLTRASMHRRDEPRAQGRILALALAKEPRHRYQSEPSLAEGLTSAFRQLHNHPVAGLRRVAHVLSCQTGETLWGHEFNRAYLRNAALMPEPLVGHLIAESLGDVGAGSGAIQIGHALHVLGELKPVHGQAPRALVYGCSDEGQVGAIIIERGT; encoded by the coding sequence GTGGAGAAAGCCGAGCACCTACCCCTGGTGCTGGCGCTGCCTGCGCCAGGGAACGGCCCGGTCATTGACGAGGAGCCACTGCTGCGGGCGCTCGCGGAGGTGGCGTCTCCCGCCCGACTCCAGGTACGGCCCGAAGGGCTCTGCCGCGTGGGGCGCGCGGGATTCTTCGTGGCGCTGGCCCGCGCCGCGGAGTTGCTCCTGTCGGGGAAAGCGAGGCGTGTGCTCGTGGGAGCAGTGGACTCGCTGTGCGATCCGGGCTCGCTGGAGAACCTGCTGGCGAAGGGGCAGCTGCTCTGTTCCTCGGTACGAGAGGGCATCCTGCCGGGAGAAGGGGCCGGCTTCGTGCTGCTCACGCGAGCCTCGATGCACAGACGCGACGAGCCACGGGCCCAGGGACGCATCCTCGCCCTCGCACTGGCGAAGGAGCCTCGCCACAGGTACCAGTCCGAGCCCAGCCTGGCCGAGGGGCTCACATCGGCCTTCCGTCAGCTCCACAACCACCCGGTCGCCGGCCTCCGGCGGGTCGCGCATGTGCTCTCCTGCCAGACGGGAGAGACCCTCTGGGGCCATGAGTTCAACCGGGCCTACCTGCGCAACGCGGCCCTCATGCCCGAGCCGTTGGTGGGCCATCTCATCGCGGAAAGCCTGGGGGACGTGGGAGCGGGCTCTGGTGCCATCCAAATCGGCCATGCGCTCCATGTATTGGGGGAGCTGAAACCGGTGCACGGACAGGCCCCCCGGGCCCTGGTGTACGGCTGCTCCGACGAGGGCCAGGTCGGAGCCATCATCATCGAGAGGGGAACATGA
- a CDS encoding DUF2169 family type VI secretion system accessory protein codes for MQVGVRLGSCRKVLQVFGERVWVQGMLELRPLDPRPFESMPLVYERSFGGASEPRNPVGRGLYASARAAVEQPLPNLEDPLQLIRRHSDRVTPVGFGPIARSWQPRLAYAGTYDEAWIKNRAPLWPPDFDHRFSIAAAPGLVASPWLTGGESVVLTGLSPDGQWAFPLPRHRLTVKVVFQHRAERRPLVLDAVHIEPDERALTLIWRAAVTAHGELSRHEYSVVRELEPWEEATP; via the coding sequence ATGCAAGTAGGAGTCCGGCTCGGGTCCTGTCGGAAGGTCCTCCAGGTCTTTGGCGAGCGGGTATGGGTACAGGGCATGTTGGAGCTGCGTCCCTTGGATCCCCGACCCTTCGAGTCGATGCCGCTCGTCTACGAGCGCAGCTTCGGCGGGGCCTCGGAACCGCGCAATCCGGTGGGAAGGGGCCTCTACGCCTCGGCACGGGCCGCAGTGGAGCAGCCGCTTCCCAATCTGGAAGACCCCCTCCAACTCATCCGCCGCCACTCCGATCGGGTGACGCCCGTGGGGTTCGGCCCCATTGCCCGGAGTTGGCAACCTCGGCTCGCCTACGCCGGCACGTACGACGAGGCCTGGATCAAGAACCGAGCCCCGCTGTGGCCACCCGACTTCGACCACCGCTTCTCCATCGCGGCGGCCCCTGGCCTCGTTGCCTCCCCCTGGCTGACGGGGGGTGAGTCCGTGGTCCTCACCGGATTGTCGCCAGACGGGCAATGGGCCTTTCCGCTGCCTCGGCATCGACTGACCGTCAAGGTGGTCTTCCAACACCGGGCAGAGCGGCGACCCCTGGTGTTGGATGCCGTCCACATCGAGCCCGACGAGCGAGCCCTGACGCTCATCTGGCGCGCGGCGGTAACCGCTCATGGGGAACTGTCCCGGCACGAGTACAGCGTGGTGCGCGAGCTGGAGCCCTGGGAGGAGGCAACCCCATGA